One stretch of Brachyhypopomus gauderio isolate BG-103 chromosome 8, BGAUD_0.2, whole genome shotgun sequence DNA includes these proteins:
- the LOC143521999 gene encoding obg-like ATPase 1, with protein sequence MPPKKAADGPKPPPLIGRFGTSLKIGIVGLPNVGKSTFFNVLTKSQAAAENFPFCTIDPNESRVPIPDERFDFLCQYHKPASKVPAFLSVVDIAGLVKGAHAGQGLGNAFLSHISACDGIFHMTRAFEDEDIIHVEGCVDPVRDIEIIHEELRMKDEEMIGPIIDKLEKTAVRGGDKKLKPEYDIMLKIKTWVVDEKKHVRYHEWNDKEIEVLNKYLFLTSKPMIYLVNLSEKDYIRKKNKWLVKIKEWVDGHDPGALVIPFSGGFESKHQEMSDEEKQKFCLDNKTQSVLTKIIKSGYSALQLEYFYSVNATLSRARLNGSLVGQNVDIAGCC encoded by the exons ATGCCCCCGAAGAAGGCGGCGGACGGACCCAAACCCCCCCCTCTCATCGGACGGTTCGGGACCTCACTGAAAATCGGCATTGTTGGATTACCAAATGTGGG CAAGTCGACGTTCTTCAACGTGTTGACGAAGAGTCAGGCGGCCGCCGAGAACTTCCCCTTCTGCACCATCGACCCGAACGAGAGTCGTGTTCCTATTCCGGACGAGCGCTTTGACTTCCTCTGCCAGTACCACAAACCTGCCAG TAAGGTCCCAGCGTTCCTCAGCGTGGTGGACATTGCGGGCCTGGTGAAGGGGGCACACGCTGGCCAGGGTCTGGGCAACGCCTTCCTGTCCCACATCAGCGCCTGCGACGGCATCTTTCACATGACGC gagCGTTTGAGGATGAAGACATCATCCATGTGGAGGGCTGCGTCGACCCGGTGCGAGACATTGAAATTATTCACGAGGAGCTCAGGATGAAGGATGAGGAGATGATCGGGCCAATCATAGACAAGCTGGAGAAAACCGCTGTGAGGGGTGGAGACAAGAAACTCAAACCTGAATAT GACATCATGCTTAAAATAAAGACATGGGTGGTTGATGAGAAGAAACATGTTCGCTACCATGAGTGGAATGATAAAGAG ATTGAGGTGTTGAATAAATATCTGTTCCTGACATCCAAGCCGATGATCTACCTGGTGAATCTCTCGGAGAAAGATTACATCAGGAAGAAGAACAAATG GTTGGTGAAGATCAAGGAGTGGGTAGACGGCCACGATCCTGGCGCGCTGGTCATCCCGTTCAGTGGAGGCTTCGAGAGCAAGCACCAGGAAATGAGCGATGAGGAGAAACAGAAGTTCTGCCTGGACAATAAGACCCAGAG TGTGTTGACCAAGATCATAAAGAGTGGCTATTCAGCCTTGCAGCTGGAGTATTTCTACAGCGTGAATGCGACGTTGAGCAGAGCTCGACTGAATGGTTCTCTTGTTGGGCAAAACGTAGATATTGCAGGCTGCTGCTGA